The DNA region AAGTAACCGCGCAGGTTGTAGTTCAACAGCGAATTCAGCGGAAAATTTACCCGCACTGGCAAAATCGCAGGCTTGCTGTCCTGTCTTAAATCCCGCAACTCTTTAGCCCGTCTTACTTCCTCTGTTACCATTTCACTGGCAGCAGATTTTTCAGACAGCAGCAGCAGCAAATAATCGCAACGCTTTAATTCCGCATCGATGCGATTAGGCCATT from Microcoleus sp. FACHB-831 includes:
- a CDS encoding toll/interleukin-1 receptor domain-containing protein yields the protein MPAYQILPTRLQAASNKKVFISYRAQQPEITLAREFYQALTAAGHEAFMAGESIRLGEQWPNRIDAELKRCDYLLLLLSEKSAASEMVTEEVRRAKELRDLRQDSKPAILPVRVNFPLNSLLNYNLRGYLDRIQQREWR